In the genome of Hyphomonas sp. Mor2, one region contains:
- a CDS encoding serine hydrolase domain-containing protein — MKTGILSVTTSVLTLLIASCATSVEEAGEQVQINVETPRDEAFVDALNGALPHLLDLVDAPGLNIAVARGGEVIFEGAYGYADVHEKRPMQVDTVFRSGSMGKVYTGVAIMQLVERGVISLDDPINKYLPFEVKNPHGGDEVTIYHLMTHSSGLYGDGAGSVLSTPRPLEDSLRAKYSVETQPLWGGIPTWSYKAGEGRSYSNIGIATLGLIVQRANPDGLSFSDFVELNIMQPLGMESTQYPPVQNKSEVRPEIWDRMSTGYNTTGDVWLETPIVYFEEFPAGGFVSIPRDHVKLFIALMNGGELDGVRILTPESVEQMLTVRGPSPHPGYPDGERGLIWFLLDWDEPGARTFSHGGGHMFGWRTMAMAWPDHDTAIVYAFNEYSSSHVKSYYNLINEFVGALLSAELPARTAPDLNDIENLAWKASYLRGLIFAEGYRYGIGVPEEIEISLARRIAAEAKFSGEPDRYSLPWDEQAFVQGVEDMNGVEGTAEAIHSFAHSEDMKVDLGEAKRIAAAMDTGVYSSLAGLLNTPE, encoded by the coding sequence ATGAAGACCGGTATTTTAAGCGTGACCACAAGTGTTTTAACATTGCTCATAGCATCATGTGCCACCAGCGTTGAAGAAGCCGGTGAACAAGTTCAAATAAATGTAGAAACACCGCGGGATGAAGCGTTTGTAGATGCGCTGAATGGGGCACTACCTCATTTATTGGATCTCGTTGACGCTCCAGGCCTGAACATTGCGGTCGCGCGTGGAGGGGAGGTCATATTTGAAGGCGCGTATGGCTATGCTGATGTGCACGAAAAAAGGCCCATGCAAGTCGATACGGTATTCCGATCTGGGTCCATGGGAAAGGTTTATACCGGCGTTGCAATCATGCAGCTCGTGGAACGCGGCGTCATCTCTCTTGATGATCCGATCAATAAGTATCTTCCTTTTGAAGTGAAGAACCCTCACGGCGGAGATGAGGTGACCATCTACCATTTGATGACCCACTCTTCGGGTTTGTATGGAGACGGCGCTGGTTCGGTGCTCAGTACACCGCGGCCTCTGGAAGACTCGTTGCGCGCGAAATATAGCGTAGAGACGCAGCCCTTGTGGGGGGGGATCCCTACTTGGAGCTATAAAGCAGGTGAAGGACGTAGTTACTCCAACATCGGAATTGCGACTTTGGGGCTGATTGTACAGCGGGCCAATCCAGATGGTCTAAGTTTCTCGGATTTCGTTGAGCTCAATATCATGCAGCCACTTGGCATGGAATCAACTCAATATCCGCCGGTGCAAAATAAATCAGAGGTTAGACCTGAAATTTGGGACCGAATGAGCACGGGGTATAATACTACGGGCGATGTTTGGTTAGAAACACCGATCGTTTATTTCGAAGAGTTTCCGGCCGGTGGTTTTGTTTCGATACCTCGCGATCATGTGAAGCTCTTTATCGCTCTGATGAATGGAGGAGAATTGGATGGAGTTCGCATCCTAACACCGGAGTCAGTCGAACAGATGCTGACTGTCCGAGGGCCGTCACCGCACCCGGGATACCCCGATGGCGAGCGCGGATTGATTTGGTTTTTGTTGGATTGGGATGAGCCAGGGGCAAGAACCTTTAGTCATGGAGGCGGTCACATGTTTGGGTGGAGAACAATGGCCATGGCCTGGCCAGATCATGACACAGCGATCGTATATGCGTTTAATGAGTACAGCTCATCGCATGTAAAAAGTTACTACAACCTGATCAATGAGTTCGTGGGAGCTCTGTTATCGGCTGAGTTGCCTGCCAGAACTGCCCCGGATTTGAACGACATTGAGAACTTGGCATGGAAAGCCTCCTATCTCCGTGGGCTTATTTTTGCTGAGGGATATCGCTACGGGATTGGAGTGCCCGAAGAGATTGAAATCAGCCTTGCTCGCCGAATAGCTGCAGAGGCGAAGTTTTCCGGCGAACCGGATAGGTACAGCTTGCCGTGGGATGAACAAGCTTTCGTGCAAGGTGTTGAAGATATGAATGGCGTTGAGGGAACTGCCGAAGCGATTCACAGTTTTGCGCATAGCGAAGATATGAAGGTCGACTTGGGCGAAGCCAAAAGGATTGCTGCGGCGATGGATACTGGCGTCTACTCGAGCTTAGCGGGATTGCTTAACACGCCAGAGTAG